Proteins from one Microbacterium proteolyticum genomic window:
- a CDS encoding endonuclease/exonuclease/phosphatase family protein, which yields MRRLFGIVFALVCAAAATALTWPTLFGIERTFPLAQIISFRVPLAAGFVAAAALALLFALIRPLRALALTLTVIFVAAAGVNGAMVLQRGTGTDGLPEKTDTSLRVMTWNTAGSATSAESIAQFAVGMKADVVTLPETTIETGTRVAELMRDMGQPMWAHHAEYGEYGITGWDATSTTVLIRPELGDYSVIESSLDGSSNTSTVPSAVAMPVSGNGPIIVAAHAVAPRQEYMTQWRSDLQWLADQCATDNVILAGDFNATLDHMTGLGVEGGTLGRCRDAASESGNGGIGTWPTDFPALLGAPIDHVMATPDWTVTGSVVMRTLDGSGSDHRPIVVQLERTAG from the coding sequence GTGCGTCGGCTGTTCGGAATCGTGTTCGCGCTCGTGTGCGCTGCGGCGGCCACGGCGCTGACGTGGCCGACCCTGTTCGGCATCGAGCGGACGTTCCCGCTCGCGCAGATCATCTCGTTCCGCGTTCCGCTCGCCGCCGGGTTCGTCGCGGCGGCCGCCCTGGCGCTGCTGTTCGCCCTCATCCGGCCGCTGCGGGCACTGGCGCTCACGCTGACGGTGATCTTCGTCGCCGCGGCCGGTGTGAACGGCGCGATGGTGCTGCAGCGCGGCACCGGCACCGACGGTCTGCCGGAGAAGACCGACACGAGTCTGCGCGTGATGACCTGGAACACCGCGGGTTCCGCCACCTCGGCCGAGTCGATCGCGCAGTTCGCCGTGGGCATGAAGGCCGACGTCGTGACCCTTCCCGAGACGACGATCGAGACCGGCACCCGGGTGGCCGAGCTGATGCGCGACATGGGGCAGCCGATGTGGGCGCACCACGCCGAGTACGGCGAGTACGGCATCACCGGATGGGATGCCACCTCCACCACCGTGCTGATCCGGCCCGAGCTCGGCGACTACAGCGTCATCGAGTCCTCGCTGGATGGATCGAGCAACACCTCGACGGTGCCGAGCGCCGTCGCGATGCCGGTGTCCGGCAACGGCCCGATCATCGTGGCCGCCCACGCGGTCGCACCGCGCCAGGAGTACATGACGCAGTGGCGTTCGGACCTGCAGTGGCTCGCCGACCAGTGCGCGACCGACAACGTCATCCTCGCCGGGGACTTCAACGCCACGCTCGACCACATGACCGGCCTGGGCGTCGAGGGCGGCACCCTGGGACGGTGCCGCGACGCGGCGTCGGAGAGCGGCAACGGCGGGATCGGCACGTGGCCGACGGACTTCCCGGCCCTGCTGGGCGCCCCCATCGATCACGTCATGGCCACCCCCGACTGGACAGTCACGGGCTCCGTCGTGATGCGGACGCTCGACGGTTCGGGCAGCGACCACCGGCCCATCGTCGTGCAGTTGGAGCGCACGGCGGGCTGA